In one window of Azotobacter salinestris DNA:
- a CDS encoding phage baseplate assembly protein: MDDLELRVNGLSYAGWTELGVTRAMDAASSAFTVTLTERWEGRAGMAAQVEPWPILPGDACEVRLGGVPLVIGYVDIFRPSYGPETHTINIQGRDKTADLIDCSAVHSPDEWKNIDLLKFAQIIAKPFGIAVRADVPVGEPFQVIKLQQGETAFEAIERYARQRKLLAMPDGAGGLLLTRAGTQRAAVALVQGENIKEASGSIDHSQRFSQYTVKAQTSWSEATDGEAEAHVEGAVTDSGVKRYRPLLVIAEADGTANAAKDRAAWEANTRIGKSATASITVQGWRQYPGGPLWLPNMLVTVRSSWLRMEGEMMIRQVTFTRDDGGTQAKLDIVSPQAFAPEPPDSTAAKKAGKKDDDGTLWKEALGEEKKT, translated from the coding sequence ATGGATGACCTCGAACTGCGCGTGAACGGCCTGTCCTATGCCGGTTGGACAGAGTTGGGCGTTACCCGGGCGATGGATGCGGCAAGCAGCGCATTCACCGTCACGCTGACCGAGCGCTGGGAAGGGCGCGCCGGCATGGCCGCCCAAGTCGAGCCCTGGCCGATCCTGCCGGGCGACGCCTGCGAGGTACGCCTGGGCGGCGTGCCGCTGGTGATCGGCTACGTGGATATCTTCCGGCCCTCGTATGGACCGGAAACCCACACCATCAACATCCAGGGCCGCGACAAGACGGCGGACCTGATCGACTGCTCGGCAGTGCACAGCCCCGACGAGTGGAAGAACATCGACCTGCTCAAGTTCGCGCAGATCATCGCGAAGCCGTTCGGCATCGCAGTGCGTGCGGACGTTCCGGTCGGCGAGCCGTTCCAAGTCATCAAGCTCCAGCAGGGCGAGACCGCATTCGAGGCGATCGAGCGCTATGCCCGGCAGCGGAAGCTGCTGGCGATGCCGGATGGCGCCGGCGGCCTGCTGCTGACCCGTGCCGGCACGCAGCGCGCCGCCGTGGCGCTGGTGCAGGGCGAGAACATCAAGGAAGCCTCCGGCTCGATCGATCACTCGCAGCGCTTCAGCCAATACACCGTGAAGGCACAGACCTCCTGGAGCGAGGCGACCGACGGCGAGGCCGAGGCGCACGTCGAGGGCGCGGTGACCGACAGCGGCGTGAAGCGCTATCGGCCGCTGCTGGTCATCGCCGAGGCAGATGGCACGGCGAACGCCGCGAAGGATCGTGCCGCCTGGGAAGCGAACACCCGGATCGGGAAATCGGCCACGGCCTCGATCACCGTGCAGGGGTGGCGCCAGTACCCGGGCGGCCCGCTGTGGCTGCCGAACATGCTGGTCACTGTCCGCTCGTCCTGGTTGCGGATGGAGGGCGAGATGATGATCCGCCAGGTCACCTTCACCCGCGACGACGGCGGGACCCAGGCAAAGCTGGACATCGTCAGTCCGCAGGCCTTCGCGCCGGAGCCGCCGGACAGCACTGCCGCCAAGAAGGCCGGCAAGAAAGACGACGACGGCACGTTGTGGAAAGAGGCTCTCGGCGAGGAGAAGAAGACGTGA
- a CDS encoding phage baseplate assembly protein V: protein MQQQIRTLGNRVMMAFARGVLRAVSDSTARQTLQVELLRGELRDGVERMQNYGFTAHPHPGADAAIAFVAGNREQGIVLVVDDRRFRLKLEPGEVAMYDDLGNKIQLLRDRVQITAVQALEIVAPDVAIAGNVAITGTLTNNGKDVGSTHTHPGTGVPN, encoded by the coding sequence ATGCAGCAACAGATTCGCACCTTGGGCAACCGGGTGATGATGGCGTTCGCTCGTGGGGTGTTGCGCGCCGTAAGCGACAGCACCGCACGCCAGACGCTGCAGGTCGAGCTGCTGCGCGGCGAGCTGCGCGACGGGGTCGAGCGGATGCAGAACTATGGGTTCACCGCGCACCCGCATCCGGGCGCCGACGCGGCCATCGCGTTCGTCGCTGGCAACCGCGAGCAGGGGATCGTCCTGGTGGTGGATGACCGCCGCTTCCGGCTGAAGCTGGAGCCGGGCGAGGTGGCCATGTACGACGATCTCGGCAACAAGATCCAGCTGCTGCGCGACCGCGTGCAGATCACGGCGGTCCAGGCGCTGGAGATCGTCGCGCCGGACGTGGCCATCGCCGGCAATGTGGCCATCACCGGCACGCTCACCAACAACGGGAAAGACGTGGGTAGCACCCACACCCATCCGGGGACGGGAGTGCCGAACTGA
- a CDS encoding phage GP46 family protein: MADVALVMTEAGGDLLLDGFDLSRDDGLETAVIISLFTDRRAEPDQIPPELPQDDLRGYWGDVQPSVEGDRTGSLLWLLAREKQLPQTLARAEQYCRDALAWMIEDRVATRIEVAASYHSKSWMLIVVDLYRPQGERVQYRYNYEWSAQAAKRAA, encoded by the coding sequence ATGGCAGACGTTGCGCTTGTCATGACGGAAGCAGGCGGCGACCTGCTGCTCGATGGGTTCGACCTGTCCCGCGACGACGGCCTGGAGACCGCCGTCATCATCAGCCTGTTCACCGACCGCCGGGCCGAGCCGGACCAGATTCCGCCGGAGCTGCCGCAGGACGACCTGCGCGGCTACTGGGGCGACGTGCAGCCGTCCGTCGAGGGCGACCGTACCGGGTCGCTGCTCTGGCTGCTGGCCCGCGAGAAGCAGCTGCCGCAGACACTGGCGCGGGCCGAGCAATACTGCCGCGACGCCCTCGCCTGGATGATCGAGGACCGCGTCGCCACCCGCATCGAGGTGGCGGCGTCGTATCACTCCAAGAGCTGGATGCTGATCGTCGTCGACCTCTACAGGCCGCAGGGCGAACGGGTGCAGTACCGGTACAACTACGAGTGGTCGGCCCAGGCCGCCAAGAGGGCCGCCTGA